From Cronobacter turicensis z3032, the proteins below share one genomic window:
- the fabF gene encoding 3-oxoacyl-[acyl-carrier-protein] synthase 2 produces MSKRRVVVTGLGMLSPVGNTVESTWKALLAGQSGISLIDHFDTSAYATKFAGLVKDFNCEEIISRKEQRKMDAFIQYGIVAGVQAMQDSGLEVTEENAPRIGAAIGSGIGGLGLIEENHSSLVNGGPRKISPFFVPSTIVNMVAGHLTIMYGLRGPSISIATACTSGVHNIGHAARIIAYGDADVMLAGGAEKASTPLGVGGFGAARALSTRNDNPQAASRPWDKERDGFVLGDGAGIIVLEEYEHAKKRGAKIYAELVGFGMSSDAYHMTSPPENGAGAALAMVNALRDAGLDASQIGYVNAHGTSTPAGDVAEAQAVKSVFGDAAKRVMVSSTKSMTGHLLGAAGAVESIYSILALRDQAVPPTINLDNPDEGCDLDFVPHEARQVSGMEYTLCNSFGFGGTNGSLIFKKV; encoded by the coding sequence GTGTCTAAGCGTCGTGTAGTTGTGACCGGACTTGGCATGTTGTCTCCTGTCGGCAATACCGTAGAGTCCACCTGGAAAGCTCTCCTTGCCGGTCAGAGCGGCATCAGCCTAATCGACCATTTCGATACTAGCGCCTATGCAACGAAATTTGCTGGCTTAGTAAAGGATTTTAACTGTGAAGAGATCATCTCGCGCAAAGAACAGCGCAAGATGGACGCCTTCATTCAATATGGAATTGTCGCCGGCGTACAGGCCATGCAGGATTCTGGCCTGGAAGTAACGGAAGAGAACGCTCCCCGTATCGGCGCGGCTATCGGTTCCGGCATCGGCGGCCTTGGCCTTATCGAAGAAAACCACAGCTCGCTGGTTAACGGCGGCCCGCGGAAAATCAGTCCTTTCTTCGTGCCATCAACAATTGTCAACATGGTGGCAGGTCACCTGACCATCATGTACGGTCTGCGCGGTCCCAGCATTTCCATCGCCACTGCGTGTACCTCAGGCGTACACAACATTGGCCATGCGGCGCGCATCATCGCCTATGGCGATGCTGACGTTATGCTCGCAGGCGGCGCGGAAAAAGCCAGTACGCCGCTTGGCGTCGGCGGTTTCGGCGCGGCGCGTGCGCTCTCCACCCGTAACGATAACCCGCAGGCGGCAAGCCGTCCGTGGGATAAAGAAAGGGATGGTTTTGTACTGGGCGACGGCGCGGGCATTATCGTACTCGAAGAGTACGAGCACGCGAAAAAACGCGGCGCGAAGATTTACGCCGAGCTGGTCGGTTTTGGTATGAGCAGCGATGCCTACCATATGACCTCGCCGCCGGAAAACGGCGCAGGCGCGGCGCTGGCTATGGTCAACGCGCTGCGTGACGCGGGCCTCGACGCAAGCCAGATCGGTTACGTCAACGCGCACGGCACGTCGACCCCAGCGGGCGACGTCGCTGAAGCGCAGGCAGTGAAATCGGTTTTCGGCGACGCCGCGAAACGCGTCATGGTGAGCTCCACCAAATCGATGACCGGCCATCTGCTTGGCGCGGCGGGCGCAGTAGAGTCTATCTACTCCATCCTCGCGCTGCGCGATCAGGCTGTTCCACCGACCATCAACCTGGACAATCCGGACGAAGGCTGCGACCTCGACTTCGTGCCGCATGAAGCGCGCCAGGTGAGCGGTATGGAGTATACCCTGTGTAACTCCTTCGGCTTCGGTGGCACCAACGGTTCTCTGATCTTTAAAAAGGTCTGA
- the ptsG gene encoding PTS system glucose-specific EIICB component → MFKNAFANLQKVGKSLMLPVSVLPIAGILLGVGSANFSWLPAVVSHVMAEAGGSVFANMPLIFAIGVALGFTNNDGVSALAAVVAYGIMVKTMAVVAPLVLHLPPEEIAAKHLADTGVLGGIISGAIAAYMFNRFYRIKLPEYLGFFAGKRFVPIISGLAAIFTGVILSFIWPPIGSAIQTFSQWAAYQNPVVAFGIYGFIERCLVPFGLHHIWNVPFQMQIGEYTNAAGQVFHGDIPRYMAGDPTAGKLSGGFLFKMYGLPAAAIAIWHSAKPENRAKVGGIMISAALTSFLTGITEPIEFSFMFVAPILYVIHAILAGLAFPICILLGMRDGTSFSHGLIDFIVLSGNSSKLWLFPIVGACYAVVYYTIFRVLIKALDLKTPGREDATEDTKATGTSEMAPALVAAFGGKENITNLDACITRLRVSVADVAKVDQAGLKKLGAAGVVVAGSGVQAIFGTKSDNLKTEMDEYIRNS, encoded by the coding sequence ATGTTTAAGAATGCATTTGCTAACCTGCAGAAGGTGGGTAAATCGCTGATGCTGCCGGTCTCCGTACTCCCTATCGCAGGTATCCTGCTGGGCGTCGGTTCTGCAAACTTCAGCTGGCTGCCAGCCGTGGTTTCCCACGTTATGGCGGAAGCGGGCGGATCGGTTTTCGCCAACATGCCGCTTATCTTCGCTATCGGTGTTGCGCTGGGCTTCACCAATAACGACGGCGTTTCTGCTCTGGCTGCTGTGGTGGCTTACGGCATCATGGTAAAAACCATGGCGGTCGTGGCACCGCTGGTACTGCATCTTCCCCCGGAAGAAATCGCGGCAAAACACCTGGCGGATACCGGTGTGCTTGGCGGGATCATCTCGGGTGCGATTGCAGCCTACATGTTCAACCGTTTCTACCGCATTAAGCTTCCTGAGTATCTGGGCTTCTTCGCTGGTAAACGTTTCGTGCCGATCATCTCTGGTCTGGCGGCGATCTTCACCGGCGTTATCCTGTCCTTCATTTGGCCGCCGATTGGTTCCGCAATCCAGACGTTCTCTCAGTGGGCTGCTTATCAGAACCCGGTAGTGGCGTTTGGTATCTACGGCTTCATCGAACGTTGCCTGGTACCGTTTGGTCTGCACCATATCTGGAACGTTCCTTTCCAGATGCAGATCGGCGAATACACCAACGCTGCAGGTCAGGTGTTCCACGGCGATATCCCGCGTTATATGGCGGGTGACCCGACCGCGGGCAAACTCTCTGGCGGCTTCCTGTTCAAAATGTACGGTCTGCCGGCTGCTGCCATCGCTATCTGGCACTCCGCTAAACCGGAAAACCGCGCCAAAGTGGGCGGTATCATGATCTCCGCTGCGCTGACCTCGTTCCTGACCGGTATCACCGAGCCTATCGAGTTCTCGTTCATGTTCGTGGCGCCGATCCTGTACGTTATCCACGCGATTCTGGCAGGCCTGGCCTTCCCGATCTGTATCCTTCTGGGTATGCGTGACGGTACGTCCTTCTCCCACGGTCTGATCGACTTTATCGTTCTGTCCGGTAACAGCAGCAAACTGTGGCTGTTCCCGATTGTGGGCGCGTGCTACGCGGTGGTTTACTACACCATCTTCCGTGTGCTGATTAAAGCGCTGGATCTGAAAACGCCGGGTCGTGAAGACGCGACCGAAGACACCAAAGCAACCGGGACCAGTGAAATGGCGCCGGCTCTGGTGGCCGCGTTCGGTGGTAAAGAGAACATTACTAACCTCGACGCCTGTATCACTCGTCTGCGCGTAAGCGTGGCTGACGTGGCGAAAGTGGATCAGGCTGGCCTGAAGAAACTGGGTGCTGCGGGTGTGGTTGTGGCAGGCTCCGGCGTTCAGGCAATTTTCGGCACCAAGTCCGATAACCTGAAAACCGAAATGGATGAATACATCCGTAACAGCTAA
- the pabC gene encoding Aminodeoxychorismate lyase, with amino-acid sequence MLLINGIEQDCLSTTDRAVQFGDGCFTTARVRDGAVLLLEQHLARLREGCERLLIPMPDSEVLRDEMRHAAQGQGSAVVKVIITRGAGKRGYSIAGCGAPTRIVSRGAYPAFYDEWRERGVSLATSPVRLGRNPHLAGIKHLNRLEQVLIRTHLEQTPADEALVLDSEGWVTECCAANLFWRKGKAVFTPRLDQAGVDGLMRRHIIGLLNQSSWRLSEINAPASALDAADEVFICNALMPLVPVREIDGHAYASRELYYYLISHCE; translated from the coding sequence ATGCTGTTAATTAATGGTATCGAACAGGATTGCCTGTCGACGACCGATCGCGCCGTACAGTTCGGTGACGGCTGCTTTACGACCGCCCGCGTACGCGACGGCGCCGTTCTCCTGCTGGAACAGCATCTGGCGCGCCTGCGCGAAGGCTGTGAACGGTTGCTGATCCCGATGCCGGATAGCGAGGTGCTGCGTGACGAAATGCGCCATGCGGCGCAGGGGCAGGGGAGCGCGGTGGTGAAAGTCATCATCACCCGCGGCGCTGGCAAGCGCGGCTATAGCATTGCCGGGTGCGGCGCGCCCACGCGTATTGTCTCCCGCGGCGCGTACCCTGCTTTTTATGATGAATGGCGCGAGCGCGGCGTGAGCCTCGCGACCAGTCCCGTGCGGCTGGGGCGCAATCCACATCTTGCGGGCATCAAACATCTGAACCGGCTCGAACAGGTGTTGATCCGCACGCATCTTGAGCAGACGCCCGCCGATGAGGCGCTGGTGCTTGACAGCGAAGGGTGGGTTACGGAATGCTGTGCGGCTAATTTGTTCTGGCGTAAAGGAAAAGCGGTGTTCACCCCCCGTCTCGATCAGGCTGGCGTTGATGGCCTTATGCGGCGCCATATTATTGGCTTGCTGAATCAATCATCCTGGCGATTATCTGAAATTAACGCGCCGGCCAGCGCGCTTGACGCGGCGGATGAAGTGTTCATCTGCAACGCGCTGATGCCGCTGGTGCCGGTGCGCGAGATTGACGGCCACGCTTACGCCTCGCGCGAACTGTATTACTACCTCATTTCCCACTGCGAATAA
- the ycfL gene encoding Uncharacterized protein ycfL yields MGRARTGLLLAAVLMAGCRSAPTIPVSDDQAVVMESSVLAAGITAEKPDFSLQDGKPVAAAAIYNNKDAPVTVHYRFYWYDARGLEGQPLEVPQTVVIPAQSRVTVNGQTHYLAARKARLYLYL; encoded by the coding sequence ATGGGGCGCGCACGCACAGGCTTACTGCTGGCTGCGGTGTTGATGGCAGGCTGCCGCTCCGCGCCGACCATTCCCGTCAGCGACGATCAGGCGGTAGTGATGGAATCGAGCGTGCTGGCAGCGGGCATCACTGCTGAAAAACCAGACTTTTCTTTGCAAGACGGCAAGCCTGTCGCCGCCGCCGCCATTTACAATAACAAAGACGCGCCCGTTACCGTGCATTACCGCTTTTACTGGTATGACGCCCGCGGGCTGGAAGGCCAGCCGCTGGAAGTCCCGCAGACGGTCGTTATCCCGGCCCAGAGCCGCGTGACGGTAAACGGTCAGACTCACTATCTGGCGGCACGGAAAGCCCGTCTTTATCTCTATCTCTGA
- the fhuE gene encoding FhuE receptor: MVVDAAADSGTPDESQDYSVKTTTSGTKMLLVPRDIPQSVSVISQQRMQDQQLTTIEDVLENTTGVTVSRIDTSRTNFFARGFYISNFAYEDMPTFLDNRWNFGDTAGDTAIYDKIEVVRGAAGLMSGTGNPSAYVNMVRKHADSQTFKGNVSATYGSWDKQRYVMDVQSPLVESGKVRGRVVAGYQDNDSFVERNHYRKKFIYGVVDADITDSTLLSLGYDYQESQEDSPTWGGFPSLYSDGSRTHFRRGFNTAADWAYSDLDSTKIFANLTQRFDNGWEAKVNAMHAETNFDNRLMYIDGFPDKTTGRYNAALWQGAWGGWNVGERKQDSVDAFVRGGYELAGRQHEMMFGGSYSRQRNNYDNAYPVNDNSGLMDVGNIHDYNGNTLANPTWSNFALYQRDVIRQKSLYAATRLSLADPLHLILGARYTEWNAKYNLERKPDEIRRSKSDDVTPYAGLIYDIDDTWSAYASYTSIFQPSGQRDVNSEFLDPTTGKAYEAGLKADWFNTRLTASLAVFRIEQDNVAVNTGVIIPGSGGQTAYKSVDGTVSKGVELELNGALTDNWQLTFGASRYIAEAGDGVAVNPDQPRTTMKLFTRYQLPSLPALTVGGGARWQTKTWQNIAGPNGDSRISQNGYTVVDLFTRYQATKNLAVQANLNNVFDKEYYDYLGTYDVYGAPRNFSVTASYSF, encoded by the coding sequence ATTGTGGTTGATGCCGCCGCCGACAGCGGCACGCCTGACGAGTCACAGGATTACAGCGTTAAAACCACCACGTCCGGCACAAAAATGCTGCTGGTGCCGCGCGACATTCCGCAGTCGGTGAGCGTGATTAGCCAACAACGCATGCAGGATCAGCAACTGACGACCATTGAAGACGTGCTGGAAAACACGACAGGCGTCACCGTCTCACGCATTGATACCAGCCGCACGAACTTCTTCGCACGCGGTTTTTACATCAGCAATTTCGCCTATGAAGATATGCCGACGTTTCTTGATAACCGCTGGAACTTTGGCGATACCGCAGGCGACACGGCGATTTACGATAAAATCGAGGTTGTGCGCGGCGCAGCCGGACTGATGAGCGGCACCGGGAACCCGTCGGCGTATGTAAATATGGTGCGCAAACACGCCGACAGCCAGACGTTTAAAGGTAACGTCTCGGCCACGTATGGCAGCTGGGATAAACAGCGTTACGTGATGGATGTGCAGTCGCCGCTGGTAGAGTCTGGCAAAGTGCGCGGGCGCGTGGTGGCCGGTTATCAGGATAATGACAGCTTCGTGGAGCGTAACCACTACCGCAAAAAATTCATCTACGGCGTTGTGGATGCCGACATTACCGATTCAACGCTGTTATCGCTGGGTTATGACTACCAGGAAAGTCAGGAAGACAGCCCGACCTGGGGCGGCTTCCCTTCCCTTTACAGCGACGGGAGCCGGACGCATTTCCGCCGAGGTTTCAACACCGCCGCCGACTGGGCGTATTCCGATCTTGATTCCACCAAAATTTTCGCCAACCTGACGCAGCGCTTCGATAACGGCTGGGAGGCGAAAGTAAACGCGATGCATGCCGAAACCAATTTCGACAACCGCCTGATGTATATCGACGGTTTCCCGGATAAAACGACGGGCCGGTATAACGCGGCGCTCTGGCAGGGCGCATGGGGCGGCTGGAACGTCGGCGAGCGTAAGCAGGATTCGGTCGACGCTTTCGTGCGCGGCGGCTACGAACTGGCGGGTCGCCAGCATGAGATGATGTTCGGCGGCAGCTACAGCCGTCAGCGCAACAATTACGATAACGCCTATCCGGTGAATGATAATTCCGGGCTGATGGATGTCGGGAATATTCACGATTATAACGGCAACACGCTGGCAAACCCGACATGGTCAAATTTTGCGCTCTACCAGCGAGACGTTATCCGTCAGAAATCGCTTTACGCCGCGACGCGCCTCTCGCTTGCCGATCCGCTGCATTTGATTCTGGGTGCGCGTTACACTGAATGGAACGCGAAATATAATCTGGAGCGCAAGCCGGATGAAATTCGCCGCAGCAAATCGGATGACGTTACGCCTTACGCGGGCCTCATTTACGATATCGACGATACCTGGTCGGCCTATGCCAGCTATACCTCTATCTTCCAGCCGAGCGGCCAGCGCGATGTGAACAGCGAGTTCCTCGATCCGACCACCGGCAAAGCCTATGAAGCCGGGCTGAAAGCCGACTGGTTTAACACCCGCCTGACGGCGTCGCTGGCGGTGTTCCGTATCGAGCAGGATAACGTGGCGGTGAACACCGGGGTGATCATTCCCGGCTCCGGCGGGCAGACGGCATATAAATCCGTCGATGGCACCGTCAGTAAAGGGGTTGAGCTTGAGCTAAACGGCGCGCTGACCGATAACTGGCAGCTGACCTTCGGCGCGAGCCGTTATATTGCCGAGGCGGGTGATGGCGTGGCCGTCAACCCTGACCAGCCGCGCACCACGATGAAACTGTTCACGCGTTACCAGTTGCCGAGCCTCCCTGCATTAACCGTCGGCGGCGGCGCGCGCTGGCAGACCAAAACCTGGCAGAATATCGCAGGGCCGAATGGCGACTCGCGCATAAGCCAAAACGGCTATACCGTGGTGGATCTGTTCACGCGCTACCAGGCGACGAAAAATCTCGCGGTCCAGGCGAACCTGAATAATGTCTTTGACAAAGAGTATTACGATTACCTGGGCACGTATGACGTGTACGGCGCGCCGCGTAACTTCTCCGTAACAGCAAGTTACAGCTTCTGA
- the hinT gene encoding HIT-like protein hinT, which yields MKGSDYLAHTLNVYPRRKKTMVEETIFSKIIRREIPADIVYQDELVTAFRDISPQAPTHILIVPNVLVPTVNDVTAEHEQALGRLFTAAAKIAQQEGIAEDGYRLIMNCNRHGGQEVYHIHMHLVGGRPLGPMLAHKGL from the coding sequence TTGAAAGGAAGCGATTATCTCGCTCATACTCTTAACGTTTATCCAAGAAGGAAAAAAACCATGGTCGAAGAAACCATTTTCAGCAAAATTATTCGTCGCGAAATTCCTGCCGACATCGTCTATCAGGATGAGCTCGTTACCGCGTTTCGCGATATTTCTCCCCAGGCCCCGACCCACATTCTAATCGTCCCGAACGTGCTGGTGCCGACGGTCAATGACGTTACGGCGGAACATGAGCAGGCGCTGGGGCGTCTTTTTACTGCCGCAGCGAAAATCGCGCAGCAGGAAGGCATCGCGGAAGATGGCTATCGCCTCATCATGAACTGCAATCGTCACGGCGGGCAGGAGGTTTACCACATCCATATGCATCTGGTCGGCGGCCGCCCTCTGGGGCCGATGCTTGCGCATAAAGGTCTCTGA
- the holB gene encoding DNA polymerase III subunit delta': MGAGAEIMKWYPWLRPSFEHLVGNWQAGRGHHAVLIHALPGMGDDALIYALSRWRMCQQPQGQKSCGECRACQLMQAGTHPDYYQAEPEKGKSTLGIDAIRDISEKLYDRARLGGAKVVWIKEAAQLTEAAANALLKTLEEPPENTWFLLGCREPEQLPATLRSRCFSWHLAPPETRYAEAWLAREIQAEPSRINAALRLTGGAPAAALELLQPEQWQQRVALGEKITAALTSGDWLSLLPALNHEQAPFRLHWLAAFLMDALKWRHGAQAALVNTDYPVLVAQLAQRFSPAVTQAMLDSLFRCRDRLLNVAAVNRELLLTELLLTWERYMRPDAVLPSYHL; the protein is encoded by the coding sequence CTGGGTGCAGGAGCAGAAATAATGAAATGGTATCCGTGGCTGCGCCCCTCGTTTGAGCATCTGGTCGGTAACTGGCAGGCCGGCAGGGGACACCATGCGGTATTGATCCATGCGCTGCCCGGTATGGGCGACGACGCGCTGATTTACGCGTTGAGCCGCTGGCGCATGTGCCAGCAGCCGCAGGGCCAGAAAAGCTGCGGCGAATGCCGCGCCTGCCAGCTGATGCAGGCGGGCACGCACCCGGATTATTATCAGGCGGAGCCGGAGAAGGGCAAATCGACTCTGGGCATCGACGCTATCCGCGATATCAGCGAGAAGCTTTACGATCGCGCGCGGCTCGGCGGCGCCAAAGTGGTCTGGATCAAAGAGGCGGCGCAACTGACGGAAGCGGCAGCGAACGCGCTGCTGAAAACGCTGGAAGAGCCGCCGGAAAATACCTGGTTTTTGCTGGGCTGCCGCGAGCCGGAACAGCTGCCTGCCACGCTTCGTAGCCGCTGCTTCAGCTGGCATCTGGCACCGCCCGAAACGCGCTATGCCGAAGCCTGGCTTGCGCGCGAGATCCAGGCGGAGCCGTCGCGGATTAACGCCGCGCTGCGTCTGACCGGCGGCGCGCCCGCCGCCGCGCTTGAACTGCTCCAGCCGGAGCAGTGGCAGCAGCGCGTGGCCCTTGGCGAGAAAATCACGGCGGCGCTGACGAGCGGCGACTGGCTCTCTTTATTACCTGCGCTGAACCATGAACAGGCGCCTTTTCGCCTGCACTGGCTGGCGGCGTTCCTGATGGACGCGCTGAAGTGGCGTCATGGCGCCCAGGCAGCGCTGGTCAACACTGATTATCCGGTGCTCGTGGCCCAGCTGGCGCAGCGTTTTTCACCGGCCGTCACTCAGGCGATGCTTGATTCGCTATTCCGTTGCCGCGACAGGCTGCTAAACGTCGCCGCCGTCAACCGCGAACTGCTGCTGACCGAACTGTTACTCACCTGGGAGCGCTATATGCGCCCTGACGCGGTGCTTCCTTCTTATCACCTCTGA
- the yceG gene encoding Uncharacterized protein yceG has product MTTSFPTANNRVPMKKMLRVALLLVLVLAIAAGVGYWKVRQLAHSPLPITKETIFTLKPGTGRIALGQQLYEEKLIKRPRVFQWLLRLQPDLSHFKAGTYRFTPQMTVRDALQLLASGKEAQFPLRFVEGMKLSDWLKQLREAPYIKHTLKDDDYATVAEALKFEHPEWVEGWFWPDTWLYTANTSDVTILKRAHQKMVKAVDDVWKARMDGLPYQDQNQLVTMASIIEKETAVASERDRVASVFINRLRIGMRLQTDPTVIYGMGKNYNGKLSRKDLETPTPYNTYVISGLPPGPIAMPGEASLKAAAHPAKTPYLYFVADGKGGHTFTTNLASHNRAVQDYLKALKDKNEQ; this is encoded by the coding sequence ATTACTACCTCATTTCCCACTGCGAATAACCGGGTTCCCATGAAGAAAATGTTGCGCGTCGCGCTACTGCTGGTTCTTGTGCTTGCCATCGCGGCAGGCGTCGGTTACTGGAAAGTGCGCCAGCTGGCGCACAGCCCACTGCCGATCACCAAAGAGACGATTTTCACCCTGAAACCAGGCACCGGGCGTATCGCGCTTGGCCAACAGCTTTATGAAGAGAAGCTGATCAAACGCCCGCGCGTGTTTCAGTGGCTGCTGCGTCTGCAGCCTGATCTTTCTCACTTCAAGGCTGGCACCTATCGATTCACGCCGCAAATGACCGTGCGCGATGCCCTGCAGTTGCTGGCGAGCGGTAAAGAGGCGCAGTTTCCCCTGCGCTTTGTCGAAGGCATGAAACTGAGCGACTGGCTGAAACAGCTGCGTGAAGCGCCGTATATCAAACATACGCTCAAAGACGACGATTACGCGACGGTGGCTGAGGCGCTCAAGTTTGAGCATCCGGAGTGGGTGGAAGGCTGGTTCTGGCCTGATACCTGGCTCTATACGGCGAATACCTCTGACGTAACGATCCTTAAACGCGCCCATCAGAAAATGGTGAAAGCGGTGGATGACGTCTGGAAAGCGCGGATGGACGGGCTGCCTTACCAGGATCAGAACCAACTGGTGACGATGGCGTCGATTATTGAGAAAGAGACGGCGGTGGCGAGCGAGCGCGACCGGGTCGCCTCGGTCTTTATCAATCGCCTGCGTATTGGCATGCGGCTGCAAACCGACCCGACGGTCATCTACGGTATGGGTAAGAATTACAACGGTAAGCTGTCGCGTAAGGATCTGGAAACCCCGACGCCGTATAATACCTACGTGATTAGCGGCCTGCCGCCGGGACCTATCGCCATGCCAGGCGAGGCGTCGCTTAAAGCGGCGGCGCATCCGGCGAAAACGCCGTATCTCTATTTCGTGGCGGACGGGAAGGGCGGCCACACGTTTACCACGAATCTCGCCAGCCATAATCGTGCGGTGCAGGATTATCTCAAGGCGCTTAAGGATAAAAATGAGCAGTAA
- the ycfH gene encoding Uncharacterized deoxyribonuclease ycfH — MFLVDSHCHLDGLDYQSLHKDVDDVLAKAVARDVKYFLAVATTLPGYKSMRELIGERDNVAYSCGVHPLNQDEDYDVEELRRLAADPRVVAMGETGLDYYYTPETKARQQESFRHHIRIGRELNKPVIVHTRDAREDTLAILREEKVTDCSGVLHCFTEDKETAGKLLDLGFYISFSGILTFRNAEQIREAARYVPLDRMLVETDSPYLAPVPHRGKENQPALVRDVAEYMAVLKGVSLETLAETTTRNFSTLFHIDLATLQSA, encoded by the coding sequence ATGTTTTTAGTCGACTCACACTGCCATCTCGATGGCCTGGATTATCAGTCTCTGCATAAAGATGTGGACGACGTGCTGGCGAAAGCCGTCGCGCGCGACGTGAAATATTTTCTGGCGGTCGCCACGACGCTGCCGGGCTACAAATCTATGCGCGAGCTTATCGGCGAGCGTGACAACGTGGCTTACTCCTGCGGCGTGCATCCGCTGAATCAGGATGAAGACTATGACGTGGAAGAGCTGCGTCGCCTTGCCGCCGATCCGCGCGTGGTGGCAATGGGCGAAACGGGCCTCGATTACTACTACACGCCGGAAACGAAAGCCCGCCAGCAGGAATCTTTCCGCCACCACATCCGCATCGGCCGCGAGCTGAACAAGCCGGTTATCGTCCATACGCGCGATGCCCGCGAGGATACGCTCGCCATTCTGCGCGAAGAAAAAGTGACGGACTGTTCAGGCGTACTACACTGTTTTACGGAAGACAAAGAGACGGCGGGCAAACTTCTGGATCTGGGTTTTTACATCTCTTTTTCCGGCATTTTGACCTTCCGCAACGCGGAGCAGATCCGTGAGGCCGCGCGCTATGTTCCGCTCGATCGGATGCTGGTGGAAACCGACTCGCCATACCTGGCGCCGGTTCCGCACCGCGGTAAAGAGAATCAGCCTGCGCTGGTGCGCGATGTGGCGGAATATATGGCGGTGCTTAAGGGCGTAAGCCTGGAAACGCTCGCTGAAACTACCACGCGCAACTTCTCCACGCTGTTTCATATTGACCTCGCCACACTGCAATCTGCCTGA
- the tmk gene encoding Thymidylate kinase, with the protein MSSKYIVIEGLEGAGKTTARNLVVETLKSLGITDMTFTREPGGTVLAEKLRSLVLDIKSVGDEVITDNAEVLLFYAARVQLVETVIKPALARGEWVIGDRHDLSTQAYQGGGRGIDRELLATLRQTVLGDFAPDLTLYLDVDPRIGLERARARGELDRIEQESLDFFNRTRARYLELAAADPRIITIDACQPLDAVSRDIRSAIARWVQEQK; encoded by the coding sequence ATGAGCAGTAAATATATTGTTATCGAAGGGCTGGAAGGCGCCGGGAAAACCACGGCGCGCAACCTGGTGGTGGAGACGCTGAAATCGCTCGGCATTACTGATATGACCTTCACCCGCGAGCCGGGCGGCACGGTGCTGGCGGAGAAACTGCGCAGCCTCGTACTGGATATCAAATCGGTCGGTGATGAAGTCATCACCGATAACGCGGAAGTGCTGCTGTTTTATGCCGCGCGCGTGCAACTGGTGGAAACGGTCATTAAGCCTGCGCTGGCGCGCGGCGAATGGGTCATCGGCGACCGTCACGATCTTTCCACGCAAGCCTACCAGGGCGGCGGGCGCGGTATCGACCGTGAACTGCTGGCGACGCTGCGCCAGACCGTGCTCGGCGATTTCGCGCCGGATCTCACGCTCTATCTCGATGTCGATCCGCGCATTGGGCTTGAGCGCGCCCGCGCACGTGGCGAACTCGATCGTATCGAGCAGGAGTCGCTCGACTTCTTTAACCGCACCCGCGCCCGCTACCTTGAACTGGCCGCCGCCGATCCGCGCATCATCACGATTGACGCCTGCCAGCCGCTGGATGCCGTCAGCCGTGATATCCGTTCGGCGATCGCGCGCTGGGTGCAGGAGCAGAAATAA
- the ycfM gene encoding Uncharacterized protein ycfM produces the protein MEHQPENATPEPKARTYDWNSAMAPMVGKMLQADGVNAGSVLLVDSVNNRTNGSLQTGPATEALRGALANNAKFTLVSAQQLSMAKQQLGLSPQDSLGSRSKAIGIARNVGAQYVLYANASGNVNAPTLQMQLMLVQTGEIIWSGKGAVQQTQ, from the coding sequence ATTGAACATCAGCCTGAAAACGCAACCCCGGAGCCGAAAGCGCGCACCTATGACTGGAACAGCGCGATGGCGCCGATGGTCGGCAAAATGTTGCAGGCCGACGGTGTGAACGCAGGCAGCGTACTGCTGGTGGATAGCGTGAATAACCGTACTAACGGTTCGCTGCAAACCGGCCCGGCCACCGAAGCCCTGCGTGGCGCGCTGGCGAACAACGCCAAATTCACGCTGGTTTCCGCACAGCAGCTTTCGATGGCGAAACAGCAACTGGGGCTTTCGCCGCAGGATAGCCTTGGCTCACGCAGTAAAGCCATCGGCATCGCCCGCAACGTGGGCGCGCAGTATGTGCTGTATGCCAACGCCAGCGGTAATGTGAATGCGCCTACGCTGCAAATGCAGCTGATGCTGGTACAGACCGGCGAAATCATCTGGTCAGGTAAAGGTGCCGTTCAGCAAACCCAATAA